Proteins from one Natrinema salinisoli genomic window:
- a CDS encoding transcription elongation factor Spt5 yields the protein MGIFAVKTTASQERTVADMIINREEAEIHAALAPDSLTSYVMVEAEGDAVLNRVLEDIPHARSIVPGESDISEVEHFLSPKPDVEGIAEGDIVELIAGPFKGEKAQVQRIDEGKDQVTVELYEATVPIPVTVRGDQIRVLDSDER from the coding sequence ATGGGCATCTTCGCTGTCAAAACGACGGCGAGCCAGGAGCGCACCGTCGCGGACATGATCATCAACCGCGAGGAGGCGGAGATTCACGCCGCGCTCGCTCCCGACTCGCTGACCTCCTACGTGATGGTCGAAGCCGAAGGCGACGCCGTTCTCAATCGCGTTCTCGAGGACATTCCGCACGCGCGGAGCATCGTTCCCGGCGAATCGGACATCTCCGAGGTCGAGCATTTCCTCTCGCCGAAACCCGACGTCGAGGGGATCGCCGAGGGAGACATCGTCGAACTTATCGCGGGCCCGTTCAAGGGTGAGAAAGCGCAGGTCCAGCGGATCGACGAGGGCAAAGATCAGGTGACGGTCGAACTGTACGAGGCGACGGTCCCGATCCCCGTGACGGTGCGAGGGGACCAGATTCGCGTGCTGGATAGTGACGAACGGTAG
- a CDS encoding alpha/beta hydrolase codes for MTFDRQRDSAAGNSDTTNDISRRGLLRTTTTAVVAATGLSVASGSVAADTDEIMEVDFRDGVPPISDAPQGEDEVVFVVHGYTGSSDSVAGAETFQQTARSVGYTETVTAVTWDDGGLPWSAEDSARETGDLFAGWLEEYTNANPDTTIRILGHSMGGIVQMETLAAIDGAFTIDTADSIGSYEDSDAPCECGDFYDAIRDSAGEVHNYYSTNDWIAKLGGGPADCSGWYCDDTRPDNYDDVDVSDSVSGHSAYKESSGCVAKIVDNY; via the coding sequence ATGACATTCGACAGACAACGTGATTCGGCTGCGGGGAACAGCGATACCACGAACGACATCTCGAGACGAGGGCTCCTCCGGACCACGACAACGGCGGTCGTCGCAGCCACTGGACTGAGCGTCGCGTCGGGATCGGTAGCGGCCGACACCGACGAAATCATGGAAGTCGACTTCCGTGACGGAGTACCACCGATTTCGGACGCGCCACAGGGAGAAGACGAGGTCGTGTTCGTCGTCCACGGCTACACGGGGTCGTCCGACAGCGTCGCCGGGGCGGAAACGTTCCAGCAGACGGCCAGGAGCGTCGGGTACACCGAAACCGTAACCGCAGTCACCTGGGACGATGGCGGGCTCCCGTGGTCGGCCGAAGATAGCGCCCGAGAGACCGGCGACCTGTTCGCCGGGTGGCTCGAGGAGTACACGAACGCGAATCCGGACACGACGATCCGCATCCTCGGTCACTCCATGGGTGGGATCGTCCAGATGGAAACGCTGGCGGCGATCGACGGCGCGTTTACCATCGACACGGCCGACAGTATCGGCTCCTACGAAGACTCGGACGCTCCCTGCGAATGCGGTGACTTCTACGATGCGATTCGGGACTCCGCCGGCGAGGTACACAACTACTACTCGACCAACGACTGGATCGCGAAACTCGGCGGCGGACCGGCCGACTGCAGCGGCTGGTACTGCGACGACACCCGTCCGGACAACTACGACGACGTCGACGTGAGCGATTCGGTGTCGGGCCACTCGGCGTACAAGGAGAGTTCGGGCTGCGTGGCGAAAATCGTCGACAACTACTGA
- a CDS encoding DUF7565 family protein, whose product MAWECGIDGCGAVFEDVESAVVHQATEHQRRECEVCGTVVPDGYLAIRHAFTEHSRAEYVRAYGASSEEVREREELLEEVASVADMQAIATELKR is encoded by the coding sequence ATGGCCTGGGAATGCGGGATCGACGGCTGTGGAGCGGTCTTCGAGGACGTCGAGTCTGCCGTCGTCCATCAGGCGACGGAGCACCAGCGACGCGAGTGCGAAGTCTGTGGTACCGTCGTCCCCGACGGCTATCTCGCGATCCGCCACGCCTTCACTGAGCACAGCCGCGCCGAATACGTCCGTGCGTACGGTGCCAGCTCCGAGGAAGTTCGCGAACGCGAAGAACTGCTCGAGGAGGTCGCGTCAGTCGCGGACATGCAGGCGATCGCGACGGAACTGAAACGGTAG
- a CDS encoding PHP domain-containing protein — translation MTFRVDCHVKVLNDTIVERAKQADLDALVYAPHFVRFPEIRDRAASYSDEDLLVIPGREVFTGTWRNRKHVLAIGLEDPVPDFISLEAAMAEFDRQDATVLVPHPEFANVSLSERDLRTYAETIDAIEIFNPRHFPSNNRRARELADTLSIPPFTSSYAHLPRSVGIAHTVFESRIDGESDLLTAFENGVARRIVYDNGLERWGTTVAELSHLVYENTWKKVDRLFLSGTEPTHPHHIAYDGRFDDVAVY, via the coding sequence GTGACGTTCCGAGTCGACTGTCACGTGAAGGTGCTCAACGACACGATCGTCGAACGGGCCAAGCAGGCCGACCTCGACGCGCTCGTGTACGCACCTCACTTCGTTCGTTTCCCGGAGATCCGCGACCGAGCGGCGTCGTACTCCGACGAAGACCTGCTGGTGATCCCCGGCCGCGAGGTGTTCACCGGCACGTGGCGCAATCGCAAACACGTCCTCGCGATCGGCCTCGAGGATCCCGTCCCGGACTTCATATCGCTCGAGGCGGCGATGGCCGAGTTCGATCGCCAGGACGCGACCGTGCTGGTCCCGCATCCGGAGTTCGCGAACGTGAGCCTCTCCGAACGGGACCTCCGGACCTACGCGGAAACGATCGACGCGATCGAAATTTTCAATCCTCGTCACTTTCCATCGAACAATCGTCGTGCGCGCGAACTCGCCGACACCCTCTCGATCCCGCCGTTTACGTCCTCGTACGCACACCTCCCGCGATCCGTCGGCATCGCTCACACCGTCTTCGAGTCGCGGATCGACGGCGAGTCGGACCTCTTGACTGCGTTCGAGAACGGCGTCGCCCGTCGAATCGTCTACGACAACGGCCTCGAGCGGTGGGGGACGACCGTCGCGGAGCTCAGCCACCTCGTCTACGAAAACACCTGGAAAAAGGTCGATCGCCTCTTTCTCTCGGGGACGGAGCCGACCCATCCCCACCACATCGCCTACGACGGTCGATTCGATGACGTGGCCGTGTACTGA
- a CDS encoding mandelate racemase/muconate lactonizing enzyme family protein, which translates to MRDFSTHATDRPGGHDVEITGIESAVVEGNFEWNLVAVHTDAGVTGLGEAYRGGGVPELVEYANRFLVGENPLDVERLFRYMVQEMSGHGGTTGKVVTAASGIEIALWDAAGKILDLPVYQLLGSRYRDRIRIYCDCHAGEAYAVDDGGFTEYADAEAYTPEAYAAEAERVVDMGFDAIKFDLDMERDNDPDPYNGRLTNAALAHKVEVVAAVREAIGNEIDLAFDCHWDYTVESATRLARKLEPYDLMWLEDVVPPEETKAQREVARRTDTPLATGENRFRIHELSELIDEYAVDVITPDPTTCGGLAESKRIAQRAEERYIPFSPHNVCSPVGTVACVHLCAAVPNADVLEYHALEVDWWDDLLARDEPLIDDGYIDVPTEPGLGIELDEEVLEEHLLPGTDGFD; encoded by the coding sequence GTGAGAGACTTCTCGACTCACGCGACGGATCGGCCTGGCGGCCACGACGTCGAAATCACTGGGATCGAATCGGCCGTCGTCGAGGGGAACTTCGAGTGGAACCTCGTGGCGGTCCACACCGACGCGGGCGTAACGGGGCTCGGCGAGGCGTATCGCGGCGGTGGCGTCCCGGAACTCGTCGAGTACGCGAACCGGTTTCTCGTCGGTGAAAACCCACTCGACGTCGAGCGGCTGTTCCGGTACATGGTCCAGGAGATGTCGGGACACGGCGGGACGACGGGCAAGGTCGTCACCGCCGCCTCGGGCATCGAAATCGCGCTGTGGGACGCCGCCGGCAAGATTCTGGACCTACCAGTGTATCAGCTTCTTGGCTCCCGCTACCGCGACCGGATCCGAATCTACTGCGATTGCCACGCCGGCGAAGCGTACGCGGTCGACGACGGGGGCTTTACCGAGTACGCCGACGCCGAGGCGTACACGCCCGAGGCCTACGCCGCGGAGGCCGAGCGCGTCGTCGACATGGGGTTCGACGCGATCAAGTTCGATCTCGACATGGAGCGGGACAACGACCCGGACCCCTACAACGGCCGGCTGACGAACGCCGCGCTGGCTCACAAAGTCGAGGTGGTCGCCGCCGTTCGCGAAGCGATCGGTAACGAGATCGACCTCGCCTTCGACTGCCACTGGGACTACACGGTCGAGAGCGCGACCCGCCTCGCACGGAAACTCGAGCCCTACGACCTCATGTGGCTCGAGGACGTCGTTCCCCCGGAGGAAACGAAGGCCCAACGCGAGGTCGCCCGGCGGACCGACACGCCGCTCGCCACCGGCGAAAACCGATTTCGCATCCACGAGCTAAGCGAACTGATCGACGAGTACGCGGTGGACGTGATCACACCGGATCCGACCACCTGTGGCGGACTCGCGGAGTCCAAACGCATCGCCCAACGCGCCGAGGAGCGCTACATCCCGTTCTCGCCGCACAACGTCTGTAGCCCCGTCGGGACAGTGGCCTGCGTTCACCTCTGTGCGGCCGTTCCCAACGCCGACGTGCTGGAATATCACGCGCTCGAGGTCGACTGGTGGGACGACCTGCTCGCGCGCGACGAGCCGCTGATCGACGACGGCTACATCGACGTCCCGACCGAGCCGGGGCTGGGCATCGAACTGGACGAGGAAGTCCTCGAGGAACACCTGCTACCCGGAACTGACGGCTTCGACTGA
- a CDS encoding Mut7-C RNAse domain-containing protein, translated as MRLLIDVMCGGLVSYLRMCNHDTVYAGDRGLEADDDLLAAARAEHRAVVTRDVELASRADESILLESRDVEAQLATLDAAGLDLSLAAVPAFCGRCNGALEGVDREESTPEYAPDPGADETWCCRDCGQYFWRGSHWDRVAETLSGIRTRGGESTDES; from the coding sequence ATGCGACTCCTCATCGACGTCATGTGCGGCGGGCTCGTCTCATACCTTCGAATGTGCAACCACGACACCGTCTACGCCGGGGACCGCGGGCTCGAGGCTGACGACGACCTGCTCGCCGCTGCTCGGGCCGAACACCGGGCGGTCGTCACGCGAGACGTCGAGCTCGCGAGTCGCGCAGACGAGTCGATCCTCCTCGAGTCACGCGACGTCGAAGCCCAACTCGCGACGCTCGACGCGGCGGGGCTCGACCTCTCGCTGGCGGCCGTGCCAGCGTTCTGTGGCCGGTGTAACGGTGCACTCGAGGGCGTCGATCGGGAAGAATCGACGCCGGAGTACGCGCCCGATCCCGGAGCGGATGAGACGTGGTGCTGCCGAGACTGTGGACAGTACTTCTGGCGCGGGAGTCACTGGGATCGGGTCGCGGAAACGCTCTCCGGGATTCGAACGCGGGGCGGGGAGTCGACGGACGAATCGTAG
- the polX gene encoding DNA polymerase/3'-5' exonuclease PolX: MATNAEIAGRFEEFADLLEADDVEYKPRAYRRAAENIRSYPSPIADRIEAGDREAVENIDGVGDAISSKIVEYVETGTIEELEELRAELPIDIADITRIEGVGPKTAGTLYRELGVQTLDDLEEAAEAGEIQDVKGFGPKTEQNILENLEFARTVGQRQLLGEARPLADDVLAFLESIDAVERCEVAGSIRRWRETIGDVDVLAATDAGEDVIERFVAWDSVDDEIESGPEKASIRVGEIRVDLRVVVPEEFGSALQYFTGSKDHNVALRNYAIDRDMKLNEYGAFDVSEVPDAEAGQRVGDRVAGETETGMYEALGLPWIPPELRTDRGEIAAAENGALPDLVGHDDIRGDLHTHTEWSDGNTTIEAMVEAAADRGYDYFGIADHAEGPGIVGGMGLSDAEILEQVEAIREVAATAEIEVFAGIEANVDADGEIGLSEDVIEALDVIVASTHSALDQDAETATERLVHAVENPAIDVLGHPSGRMLNERSGLDFDATALGKAAAEHDTALEVNSNPRRLDLWGSAVQAALEEGAAIAVNTDSHQPSTLEYMRWGVHTARRGWAEPADVINTWELAELREFLH; this comes from the coding sequence ATGGCGACGAACGCCGAAATCGCCGGCCGCTTCGAGGAGTTCGCCGACCTGCTCGAGGCCGACGACGTCGAGTACAAGCCCCGCGCGTACCGCCGCGCGGCCGAGAACATCCGGTCGTACCCGTCGCCGATCGCCGACCGGATCGAGGCCGGCGACCGCGAGGCCGTCGAGAACATCGACGGCGTGGGCGACGCCATCTCATCGAAGATCGTCGAGTACGTCGAGACCGGGACGATCGAGGAGCTCGAAGAGCTCCGCGCCGAACTCCCCATCGACATCGCGGACATCACGCGGATCGAGGGTGTCGGCCCCAAGACCGCGGGCACACTCTATCGCGAACTCGGCGTGCAGACGCTAGACGACCTCGAGGAGGCCGCGGAGGCCGGCGAGATTCAGGACGTGAAGGGGTTCGGACCCAAGACGGAGCAGAACATCCTCGAGAACCTCGAGTTCGCTCGGACCGTCGGGCAGCGCCAACTACTCGGCGAGGCGCGACCGCTCGCCGACGACGTGCTGGCGTTCCTCGAGTCGATCGACGCGGTCGAGCGCTGCGAGGTGGCGGGCTCGATCCGCCGGTGGCGCGAGACGATCGGCGACGTGGACGTCCTCGCGGCGACCGACGCGGGCGAAGACGTGATCGAGCGGTTCGTCGCGTGGGACTCGGTCGACGACGAGATCGAATCCGGCCCCGAGAAGGCCAGCATCCGCGTGGGCGAAATCCGCGTGGACCTGCGCGTGGTCGTTCCCGAGGAGTTCGGCTCGGCGCTGCAGTACTTTACGGGGAGCAAGGATCACAACGTCGCCCTGCGCAACTACGCGATCGACCGCGACATGAAGTTGAACGAGTACGGTGCCTTCGACGTGAGCGAAGTCCCGGATGCGGAGGCCGGCCAGCGCGTCGGCGACCGCGTCGCGGGCGAAACCGAGACCGGAATGTACGAAGCGCTCGGCTTGCCCTGGATTCCGCCGGAACTCCGAACGGATCGCGGTGAGATCGCCGCCGCGGAAAACGGGGCGTTGCCGGATCTCGTTGGGCACGACGACATCCGCGGCGATCTCCACACACACACCGAGTGGTCGGACGGGAACACTACTATCGAGGCGATGGTCGAGGCCGCCGCGGATCGGGGCTACGACTACTTCGGGATCGCGGACCACGCGGAAGGCCCCGGTATCGTCGGCGGGATGGGGCTCTCCGACGCCGAGATCCTCGAGCAAGTCGAGGCGATCCGCGAAGTCGCCGCGACGGCCGAGATCGAGGTCTTCGCGGGAATCGAGGCCAACGTGGACGCCGACGGTGAGATCGGCCTCTCCGAGGACGTGATCGAGGCCTTGGACGTGATCGTCGCCTCGACGCACAGCGCGCTCGATCAGGACGCGGAGACCGCCACCGAGCGGCTCGTTCACGCCGTCGAGAACCCGGCGATCGACGTGCTCGGCCACCCCAGCGGCCGCATGCTCAACGAGCGGTCCGGGCTCGACTTCGACGCGACCGCGCTCGGGAAGGCCGCCGCGGAACACGACACCGCACTCGAGGTCAATAGCAACCCTCGCCGGCTGGATCTCTGGGGGAGCGCCGTCCAGGCCGCCCTCGAGGAGGGTGCCGCGATCGCGGTCAACACCGACTCACACCAGCCGTCGACGCTCGAGTACATGCGCTGGGGCGTCCACACTGCGCGTCGCGGCTGGGCCGAACCCGCCGACGTGATCAACACGTGGGAGCTCGCGGAGCTGCGCGAGTTCCTCCACTGA
- a CDS encoding DUF5788 family protein translates to MQEYERKQLLERVEREGATVGADIPETIVIQGEEIDLRTFVFEIKRRETVPSGERERVEQAKKNLRRERLDRLERIEEGDITREEGEEIVQSIIGIDRALNALESLGPTDLEREQQVQKAQDRKRWMSFLKKALGQEDDASARRGR, encoded by the coding sequence GTGCAGGAGTACGAGCGCAAGCAACTGCTCGAGCGCGTCGAGCGCGAGGGTGCAACCGTCGGCGCGGACATTCCGGAGACGATCGTGATTCAGGGGGAGGAGATCGACCTCCGGACGTTCGTCTTCGAGATCAAGCGCCGCGAGACGGTGCCCTCCGGGGAACGCGAGCGCGTCGAGCAGGCCAAAAAGAACCTGCGACGCGAGCGCCTCGACCGACTCGAGCGGATCGAGGAGGGCGATATCACCCGCGAGGAAGGCGAAGAGATCGTCCAGAGCATTATCGGGATCGACCGAGCGCTGAACGCCCTCGAGAGTCTCGGGCCGACGGACCTCGAGCGCGAACAGCAGGTTCAGAAAGCGCAGGATCGGAAGCGCTGGATGTCGTTCCTGAAGAAGGCGCTGGGTCAGGAAGACGACGCCAGCGCACGGAGGGGGCGCTGA
- a CDS encoding rhomboid family intramembrane serine protease — MAKCDVCGKDENMPYNCRHCGGTYCADHRLPENHDCSGLQNWNDPQGVFDSGFDDDVNSGGSTSRASSLADKVPIDTGPGGPLAYFRGNATYTFLALIWLTFLGQWITLLVGGQSLHQSLFVLSSSNIEYVWTWVTSIFAHSPVNFMHIVGNSIVIFFFGPLVERYVGSKKFAILFIVSGVLAGLGQVGISAAQGDATAVLGASGAALAIMGVLTILNPDLKVYLWFLIPVPIWLLTAGYAFISIFFLTGATGGGGIAHMAHLVGLVIGLAYGQYVKQNRNVSAPNRLEFGGGGGPGGPGGPGGPGRGRF; from the coding sequence ATGGCCAAGTGCGACGTGTGTGGGAAGGACGAAAACATGCCGTACAACTGTCGGCACTGCGGCGGCACCTACTGTGCCGACCATCGGCTCCCCGAGAACCACGACTGCTCGGGGCTGCAAAACTGGAACGACCCCCAGGGCGTCTTCGACAGCGGCTTCGACGACGACGTGAATTCGGGCGGGAGTACGTCTCGGGCCTCGAGCCTCGCCGACAAGGTCCCGATCGATACCGGCCCGGGCGGACCGTTAGCGTACTTCCGCGGGAACGCGACGTACACGTTCCTCGCGTTGATATGGCTCACGTTCCTCGGGCAATGGATCACGCTGTTGGTCGGCGGTCAGTCTCTCCACCAATCGCTGTTCGTGCTCAGCTCGTCGAATATCGAGTATGTCTGGACGTGGGTTACGTCGATCTTCGCTCATAGCCCTGTCAATTTCATGCATATTGTCGGTAACAGCATCGTGATATTCTTCTTCGGGCCGCTCGTCGAGCGGTACGTCGGCTCGAAGAAATTCGCGATCCTATTCATCGTCAGCGGCGTCCTCGCCGGACTCGGACAGGTCGGGATCTCGGCCGCACAGGGCGACGCGACCGCCGTTCTCGGAGCCAGCGGCGCTGCACTCGCTATCATGGGCGTGCTGACGATCCTGAACCCCGATCTCAAGGTGTACCTCTGGTTCCTCATCCCGGTCCCGATCTGGTTGCTCACTGCCGGTTACGCCTTCATTAGCATCTTCTTCCTCACGGGTGCCACCGGCGGCGGCGGTATCGCACACATGGCCCACCTCGTCGGCCTCGTGATCGGGCTCGCCTACGGGCAGTACGTCAAACAGAACCGGAACGTCAGCGCGCCGAACCGCCTCGAGTTCGGCGGCGGTGGCGGTCCGGGCGGTCCGGGCGGCCCCGGCGGTCCCGGACGCGGTCGGTTCTGA
- a CDS encoding endonuclease V, with the protein MTQPRPDLAPDAALSREEMEDLQREIADVAVFEDDFSFDLGGLSNPLEAAASGAEPSVVVGIDQSFLTNDEGDQDRALSAVVAMRGGEVIERVHAVTSLEIPYIPGLLSFREGAPILAALEELSADPDLLLFDGSGRIHFRQAGIATHMGVVRDVPSIGVAKSLLCGTPLEDTDDLPEGSLIGIESNARVDAPDGTLLGYAVQTRQYDSPNRYINPLYVSPGHRVGPETAADVVLELASSYKLPEPVRLADQYANEAKKSLTE; encoded by the coding sequence ATGACCCAGCCCCGTCCCGACCTCGCACCCGACGCGGCCCTCTCGCGAGAGGAGATGGAGGACCTCCAACGCGAGATCGCCGACGTCGCCGTCTTCGAGGACGACTTCTCGTTCGATCTCGGAGGTCTTTCGAACCCGCTCGAGGCGGCCGCGAGCGGAGCCGAACCGTCTGTCGTCGTCGGCATCGACCAGTCGTTTCTCACGAACGACGAGGGCGATCAGGACCGCGCCCTGAGCGCCGTCGTCGCGATGCGCGGCGGGGAAGTGATCGAGCGCGTGCACGCGGTGACGTCGCTCGAGATCCCCTACATCCCCGGCCTCCTCTCCTTTCGCGAAGGAGCGCCGATCCTCGCCGCGCTCGAGGAGCTGTCCGCCGACCCGGATCTGCTCCTGTTCGACGGCAGCGGTCGCATTCACTTCCGGCAGGCCGGAATCGCGACCCACATGGGCGTCGTGAGAGACGTACCGAGCATCGGGGTCGCGAAGAGCCTGCTCTGTGGTACCCCCCTCGAAGACACCGACGATCTGCCGGAAGGGTCGTTAATCGGCATCGAATCGAACGCTCGAGTCGACGCGCCAGACGGCACGCTGCTGGGCTACGCCGTCCAGACGCGCCAGTACGATTCGCCGAACCGGTACATCAACCCGCTCTACGTCAGCCCGGGCCACCGCGTCGGGCCCGAGACGGCGGCCGACGTCGTTCTCGAGCTCGCCTCGTCGTACAAACTCCCCGAGCCGGTTCGACTGGCGGATCAGTACGCCAACGAAGCCAAGAAGAGCCTCACCGAGTAG
- a CDS encoding SDR family oxidoreductase yields the protein MATAEDVEGTADDEPEGSVVEDDRSRESTAGTGDNRYTRKQSVLITGCSSGIGRATARAFLEENWQVFATARNVDDIEALGEAGCDTLELDVTDPEQVASVVEETVDVAGSIDCVVNNAGYAQMGPLEDVATVDLHRQFDVNVYGPHRLTRAALPHMRAQGEGRIINVSSVAGRISFPGSGAYSGSKHALEAMSDSLRAEVDEFDIDVVLIEPGPVETEFTDRVDEELPGDERTPAYESLYELYDDAQLIGGGSGGPFASEPEDVADAILDSATSPDPPARYPVGPLAQYGLYARYLPDRLRDAVYGLARKLA from the coding sequence ATGGCCACCGCTGAGGACGTCGAAGGGACAGCAGACGACGAGCCGGAGGGCTCCGTCGTCGAGGACGACCGCAGTCGCGAGAGCACTGCCGGGACCGGCGACAACCGCTATACACGCAAGCAGTCGGTCCTCATCACCGGCTGCTCGTCCGGGATCGGCCGCGCGACCGCCCGCGCCTTCCTCGAGGAGAACTGGCAGGTGTTCGCGACGGCGCGCAACGTCGACGACATCGAAGCCCTCGGGGAGGCCGGCTGCGACACCCTCGAGTTGGACGTCACCGATCCGGAACAGGTCGCGTCGGTCGTCGAGGAGACCGTCGACGTCGCCGGCTCCATCGACTGCGTCGTCAATAACGCCGGGTACGCCCAGATGGGGCCGCTCGAGGACGTCGCGACGGTCGACCTCCACCGGCAGTTCGACGTCAACGTCTACGGCCCCCATCGGCTCACCCGCGCCGCACTGCCACACATGCGCGCCCAGGGCGAGGGTCGAATCATCAACGTCTCGAGCGTCGCCGGGCGGATTTCCTTCCCCGGCTCGGGCGCGTACTCGGGGTCGAAACACGCTCTCGAGGCGATGAGCGATTCCCTCCGCGCCGAGGTCGACGAGTTCGACATCGACGTCGTCCTGATCGAACCCGGTCCGGTCGAGACCGAGTTCACCGACCGCGTCGACGAGGAGCTCCCCGGAGACGAACGGACCCCGGCCTACGAATCGCTGTACGAACTCTACGACGACGCTCAGTTGATCGGCGGCGGGAGCGGCGGTCCCTTCGCCTCCGAACCCGAAGACGTCGCCGACGCGATCCTCGATTCGGCGACCAGTCCCGATCCGCCGGCGCGGTATCCGGTCGGGCCGCTCGCCCAATACGGACTGTACGCTCGCTATCTCCCGGATCGGCTGCGCGATGCAGTCTACGGGCTCGCGCGAAAACTGGCCTGA
- a CDS encoding DUF7097 family protein, whose translation MEKTPRGTSVGVDDPYEFAGLCDYLTGEGQCRYALEHYQQDPQFASERADGDYECPVVDPESDWSWADCPHFRSRNRDRECVRCGLEEKRMAHDDERPLLEEHHLSYDRGGETLSHEITIYLCRWCHAKVHNSWARITDDAAPDPDAIAALEERRSQEQSELGFESAAERYDDDRYSG comes from the coding sequence ATGGAGAAAACGCCACGGGGAACGTCCGTCGGCGTCGACGACCCCTACGAGTTCGCGGGCCTCTGTGACTATCTCACCGGCGAGGGCCAGTGTCGGTACGCACTCGAACACTACCAGCAGGACCCTCAATTCGCCAGCGAGCGCGCGGACGGCGACTACGAGTGCCCCGTCGTCGACCCCGAATCGGACTGGTCGTGGGCCGACTGTCCCCACTTCCGCTCGCGCAACCGCGACCGCGAGTGCGTTCGCTGCGGGCTCGAGGAAAAGCGGATGGCTCACGACGACGAACGACCGCTGCTCGAGGAACACCACCTCTCCTACGATCGCGGCGGCGAAACCCTCTCCCACGAGATCACGATTTACCTCTGTCGGTGGTGCCACGCCAAAGTCCACAACTCGTGGGCGCGGATCACCGACGATGCCGCGCCGGACCCCGACGCGATCGCGGCGCTCGAGGAGCGGCGCAGCCAGGAACAGTCGGAACTGGGGTTCGAGTCGGCAGCCGAGCGGTACGACGACGACCGGTACTCGGGGTAG